From Arachis hypogaea cultivar Tifrunner chromosome 3, arahy.Tifrunner.gnm2.J5K5, whole genome shotgun sequence:
CAAATGAAAAATCAGTACATGAATCAACCAGGACGAATtactatataattcgaatcaatatgattcgaatttgatttgaacgtaattcgaatcaatatgattcgaattactaggaaCGCCCAAAATCAATGAAGTTCGAAacaagttgtttcgaattacaactatagaattcgaattaagttaattcgaattactatgaagGCACATTGttaagtaattcgaatcaagttgattcgaattactaggcTAGGTGGTGACATTAGATAACTCGAAACATatagattcgaattatatatatatagtgcgaGCCAGGGCTATATATATAAGGTGTGAACTCATGTTGCTCTCAACAAAGAGgggagatggctagtgaggagagtttcctAGTTCTGGTACATTACAGAGGGTCCGTTAAGAGAAAAACCCGGTCCGGCGttaagttcactgataaggatccccTATGTATTATCGTGACGCCGACAACCACCTACGATGCACTTGTTGGCTCTGTGCTGGAGAAGCTGGGTCTTGAAGGCGTTAAAAGGGTGAAGAAGTTTTTCTACCGCATTCCTACAGCGGTGCTCCATGACACCGTGAAGTTTGATTGTTTCACAATCGGTAGTGACGAGGACTTGCAGGTTATGTTTCTTTCTCGTAGGCAGTTTTCCGAGGTAAGGACACCGGAGCTGTTGGctaagttggttgatgtggtatctagcTCGGGTGGTTCGAACCGGAATGCCACTACTATAGCCGCGGTTGCCGGCTCGAGCTCGAGACCTGCTGTTGCTTCATCCTCTGCTCCTGTGTATGAGCCACCGATGCAGCCTGTTGCGTCCCCTTCGTTTGCCGTTGATCTGAGCAGCAATGTTGGAGATGAGGTTCGGTACGGGGAACATATTCCCACCGAGGTACATTGTTCCACACCGGCTGGTGTTGGTGATGGTTTGTTTGATGATCCAGATGACGATGAGGTGGAGCCGGATTTCATCGCTGATGAAAGCGGCGATGATGTTGGAACTACTGTTCCGACAAGGGCTATAGGTGGAtctagttctggcacacagcagtatccaccccATTTTTTCTCATTGGACCTGGATGCCATGCGGCAAGACGACAATGATCTGCAGGCCTCAGGATTTGGTGCTAGAGATACCGAGGGGTCTGCCGGTATGAACGAGTTCCAGGTtggccaacaatttcaagataaaGATGAGGCGCTGTTGAGTGTGAAGACGTACAGTATCCGTCGAGGGGTCCAGTACAAGGTCGTTGAGTCTGACTATCGCAGATATGTGggaaagtgttctgagtttgggaatgggtgcacatggctaATTCGGTTGAGTCTCCGACAGCAGAAGGGTATCTGGGAAGTGAAGCGATACAATGGACCGCATACATGTCTTGCCAGCTCCATCTCCAGCGACCATAGGAGTCTGGACTACCATGTCATATCCACCTTCGTTATGCcgatggttagggctgatgcaggTGTGAACATCAAGGTGCTCCAAAATGCCACGGCCGCACACTTTGGGTTCAGGCCTACGTACAGGAGGgtatggatggcgaagcagaaggccgttGCCGTGATATATGGGGACTGGGAGgagtcgtacaacgagctcccTAGGTGGGTTTTAGGAGTACAGCTGACGATGCCTGACACTGTAGCCGTCCTCAGGACTTGCCCTGTTCGAGTTGGGGGACAGCTTGACGATTCTCAGGTTTATTTTCATAGGCTGTTCTGGACTTTCCCCCCTTGTATccaggcattccgtcattgcaagccttTGGTGAGTATTGATGGCACCCATTTATATGGGAAGTATGGGGGAACACTGCTAGTCGCCATTGCACAAGACGGAAACTCGAACATCCTACCCGTGGCATTTGCACTAgttgagggtgagaatgctgagtcgtggtctttctttctttcccacCTCCGTGAGCACGTGACACCTCAGCCGGGTCTGTTAGTTATTTCAGATAGGCACAACGGCATAAAGGCAGCCCTCGAGGCTCCGGATGGGGGATGGCTACCGCCTGCTGCGTACCGGGCTTTCTGCATTCGACACGTTGCAGCGAATTTTGCCTTGACCTTCAAGGAAAAAGATGCCCGGAGGCTTCTTGTTAACGCCGCATATGCCAAGACCGAGGTGGAGTTCGACTACTGGTTTGACATTCTGCGCTCTGAGAATCCGGCAATGTGTGACTGGGCGAATCGAATCGAGAAGTCGTTGTGGACACAGCACTGTGATGAGGGTCGGAGATTCGGGCACATGACGACCAATATTTCGGAGTGTGTCAACTCAATCCTGAAGGGGCTTAGAAACCTCCCTGTATGCTCCCTGGTGAAGGCCACATACGGAAGGCTTGCTGAGCTATTTGTCCgtaaggggagggaggccgaggcTCAGATGGGTActggacaacaattcagtcaataCCTAGTAAAGTGTATCGAGGCCAACCTGAGAACAGCCCGGCATTTCACGGTTACTCTTTACGACAGAGACAACTCGGAGTACACTGTTGCTGAGACGACTCCGACAGGCTCATTCTCTCTTGGTACGTACAGGGTCTCATTAGGGTCTAAGACCTGTGATTGTGGATACTTCCAAGCACTTCATTTTCCCTGTCCGCATGCACTGGCATGCTGTGCTTATTCACGGCTTACATGGCAGCCTTACGTGCACGAGGTATACCGGCTTAGCTCCGTTTTCGGCGTCTATCAGATGGTATTTGCCCCTCCCATAccggagggtttctggccacctTATGCCGGGCCTACAGTTATACCGGATCCGAGTATGAGGCGTGCGAGGGAGGGTCGTCCTAGATCCACAAGAATTCGAACCAACATGGATGAAGCAGATCCGAACCGGCCAAAGAGATGTGGCCTCTGCAGGCAGCCAGGACACACCAGGCGTAGTTGTCCACAAGCCGCAGGCCCAAGCGGGACTGCTAGTAATCAGTAGGCGATTTGCTATGTATGTGTTTCTTTGTTATTGTAGTAGCACTTGTCCTGTATTTCTTTATAACTTTTAATGAATTACTATTTGTATGGAACAACTTTGCTTCGTTTATTTAATGAAACTTGATACTGGTAGCAAATATTTCTGTTTAAAGTCTTTTACATCATTGAAATTTATAACTAGAACAAACAATATAATACCGCGGTAAAAGGATAACGAATAAGGTAACATGAAACTATAAATCATAACATAAAAGTATAATACATCGACGTAAATGAGACTTCATAACATAAACTCAAATAACATAATAAGAAAGTACATATCATAACAACTATAACAAACCAACGaagtacaaaatataaaaaagacaACAAGATGTAAACCAATATCCATCAATCATCTAAACATGTGCGATCCAGTGCCGCAACGGCGTGGCACCCGTGTCCGGTAGCCCCTACGAATAAGTGGCTCCTCATCCTCAATCGACTCGTCGCTGTCATCAGGTACTGGCTGTCTCGGGGTCGTAGGCGGTACATGGACGGGTCTGGATGAGGACGGGCCGGCAACGGAGTGTGAGCCAATACTCTGTGCCGATGCTGGGGTCCCACCCATGGCAAAAGGATGCACTGGAACTACCGTGGCAGGCTCATTCAGATCAACGTCTAGTGGTGCCTGTGTCCCTGTCGTATGAACCCGTCCGGAAGCAGCCTCATCCTCCTGCATGATGGTCCGGATATCCTCAAGGAAATGTGGTCCACCAAAGTCGTGCACAATGCCATCACTAGCAAGTAAGTCTCCAAACATCGAATCAGGACTAACCCATGGAGTACTATCCTGAAGGGTATGATCATCACCGGGAACACCTACGAAGTAATCTCCAAGACCTCCACCACCAAGCCCAGCATCAATGTGACTCGTGGGGTCTCCCATACCGGCTCCAGGGAACCCACCATCATGCCCGCCCTGAGGTGTCCTAGGAACTCCCGCAACATCACCTCCCCCAGGCATCTGCGCACCATGTCTAGCAGCACCCACCCTCCTCCTGCCTCCTCGACCACGACCTCTCCCCACACCCCTAACTGGGTCATCTCCGGCATCCATAGCCTGATCTACCTAGTTCCACTCACGCTGGCTACGACGTGTCCCAACTCGTGCTCTCCTCTCAATGCGACGTCTGTCAGGAACATCCTCTACCCGGTCCATGTCTGGAAGTCGGCCAGCACCCCTCTGCGTCGCCTCATCTGGAACAGGAACACCTCTCGGATCCCCCAATAACATCTCCGGCGATAAAAACCTCTTCCCGTGCTGATACCACCATGTCAAGAACTCATGTGACGGACCAGGGTCGGGCACGATGTCAAACTGTAGAATATAATCAGCACGCTCCTGCCAGTAAAGATGCCAATCGGGGTACTGTGCCGGGAACCAACGGTCACCTCCTCTCCCGTCCTTCGACATCAGgaagtcgatgttcagggcgggaGACGGTATGGGCTGAACGCCCCCAAACTGAGGTAAAACTCTGTCAACCTGATGCCACTCGACAACCGCAAAATAAATCAGGGCCGTCCTGCATCGCCACAACATCGTATGGCGAGGCTCCAACACCTCAGGATGAACAACCTGGATGACGTCCACTCCGCTATACGGCATCCATACAAActgcaaaaatcaaaatcaaatcatttgtaCTTTCAGTTAAGTGATATAAAGTGAAACACTGACGTTAGATACGGAGAAGTTCTGCTTACATACCTGCCGAGGCTGTAGCAAGTCGATCTGCATGCGAGCCATCTGTACCCGAGGTCCCTTGTTGCTAATCCCAGGGTTGTAACCAGACCATCTGCGTACAAGAAAACAGAAGAATATAACAGAAGAATATAGGGGATAATtacaaaataagaacaagaagaaTATGTACTACAAAACAATAACGGTACCTCGATGCAAGGGGCCAGCTGATCTCATCATACCCAGATGGTCTAAGTGTAGGAAACCGCCAGAAAATCCACGACTGTAGTAACTGTAACGGGCCAGCTAACTTAACCACATGTCTGTTGGCGACTCGGCACATGCACCTGTACAGCCATGCTAGTGCCGCCGACGCCCAACTATAGCGACCCATCTCCTCAAGCCGAGCAACATATGGTAGCCATCTGATGTGTATACGAttgccggacttgtcggcaaacagctgCGTACCCAGTAACATCATGATGTACGCCCGGGCAAATCGCCTAACCGTCTCCTCATCTGCCCCATCTGGACACTCCCCAAATGTCTCCTGAAACCAGGTGCAGTTGACTGCGAATTTCTGCACCTGGTTCTCCGGCGGTAAAACACcgagcaactcctggaaccactGCCAAGCAGGTCGCCCACCCTCAATGTAAATGTGGAAGTCCGTAAGGCAACCACTAACATAATCTCCGTCGACTGGCAACCCCAGCTGGTATGCGACGTCCTGAAGCGTGATAGTGCACTCTCCAAACGGCATGtggaaggtgtgcgtctcagGCCGCCACCTCTCGACGAATGCGCTGACTAGGGGCTCGTCTAGTCGGAACCATCTGTCGTTGAGTCTCGCAAGATGGTAAAGTCCCGCCATTTGCAAGTACGGGACATACCTCTCATCAAGACGCATCCCCT
This genomic window contains:
- the LOC112788991 gene encoding protein MAIN-LIKE 1-like translates to MGDDPGRLYRLDGVAHIAGVINDERFIVNVFVSGLPLMVFVIGFVNGFVNGFSYPRRCISSVRRQQGMRLDERYVPYLQMAGLYHLARLNDRWFRLDEPLVSAFVERWRPETHTFHMPFGECTITLQDVAYQLGLPVDGDYVSGCLTDFHIYIEGGRPAWQWFQELLGVLPPENQVQKFAVNCTWFQETFGECPDGADEETVRRFARAYIMMLLGTQLFADKSGNRIHIRWLPYVARLEEMGRYSWASAALAWLYRCMCRVANRHVVKLAGPLQLLQSWIFWRFPTLRPSGYDEISWPLASRWSGYNPGISNKGPRVQMARMQIDLLQPRQFVWMPYSGVDVIQVVHPEVLEPRHTMLWRCRTALIYFAVVEWHQVDRVLPQFGGVQPIPSPALNIDFLMSKDGRGGDRWFPAQYPDWHLYWQERADYILQFDIVPDPGPSHEFLTWWYQHGKRFLSPEMLLGDPRGVPVPDEATQRGAGRLPDMDRVEDVPDRRRIERRARVGTRRSQREWN